TGCTTAGCTTCCTTGTCTTCCATAATCGCAAGTCCAATAGCACTTGCAATACCATCATCTGCTCCTAAAGTTGTGCCTTCTGTTTTAACCCAATCACCATCTACAACAAGTGGAATAGGATCTGTCAAAAAGTCGTGTTCAACTCCGTCAGCTTTTTCTGCGACCATATCCATGTGGCCTTGAATTACAACTGAAGGATGATCCACATAATCTGGATGAGCTGGTTTTCTGATTATAATGTTGTTGCTTTCGTCTTGAATTGTTTCAAGTCCCAAATTTTTTCCAGTCTTGTACAAGAAATCACTCACTGCTTGTTCATTTCCAGATTCTCTAGGAATTTTAGTCAATTCTTCAAAATAATGAAACACTCTTTCTGGTTTTAAATTTTCTAACATATTTTCTCCTTTTCTGTTCAAATTACTCTTCAAACAAACACATTCTTTGAGATTAACCCAAAGAATGTGTTCAAATTTCTAAATTAATGTAACAATATTCCCGAAAGAATACCGTAGTAGTTACCAATTACATAACCTAACGTACCTACCAGAAGCGCAGGAACGATAAGTTCTGTCCAACCTTTTGATACAGCCATTGCTGCTGCAGTAGTTGGTCCACCAACATTCGCATTTGATGCGATAATGATTTCTTCGATATTGAATTTGAAAAGTTTTCCAAATATCAATGAAACTATTAAGTTGATTAATACAACGATTAATGCGAATACTAATAACAATGGAGATTCTCTCAAAATCAATCCTATTGATGCTGGAGCACCAATAACTGCGAAGAACAAATAAATCAAGAAAGTACCAATTTCTTGGCTACCTCTGATAGATGAAATTTGTTTAGGAAATACTGATGCAATTATCATAGTAAATGTAGTCATTAACAAGTATTTATTTCCCAATAATCCACCTAAAATTGCACTTCCAGCTCCTTCGCCTGAGAATAAGTTCCCAAAAACAGTGGCTAATTTGTCAGAAATAGCTACGATAACAAATGATAATGCTACTGTGAAAGCAATGTCTTTAAGAGAGATTTCTTTTGCTCCCCAATATTTTGCAGCCATAGTTTTATTAGCTTCCTTGTCAGATTCTGATTGTTCTTCCAAAGCGTTAACAAGTGGCATCTTATAATGTTTCTTGATAACAGCCATTGTTGGAAGTGCCATCAATGTGAAGAAATATAAAGCCATAAGTAAGTTATCTGCAACTAATGCAGCTGATACAGTTGCTCCAGGAACCTTGTATTGTTGACTCATTGCAACGAAGTTTACTGAACCACCAGTATAAGTACCCACAAACATTGGAACTATGTCGTTCAAAGCAGGAATTGCATTCTTCAAAGCAAAGTATGCAACAAATCCACCTAAAATTGTTCCAATACCACTGAATAAATAAATAATTAAAACTCTTCCTGAATCTCTACCAATTTTTTTGATATCAGCGTTAAATAACAACATTGGTACAGCCAACGGAACTACATAACTCCATACAGCATCGTAAACAGGTGCTTCTGTTGGAATAATTTTAAGGTTTGACAAAATTAAAGTAAAAGTCAAAGCCAAAATACATCCTGTAACCTTACTTGCCCATGTATATTTTTGTTCCAAATATATTGCAAGAGCAGCACATGATGCCAACACAGCCCAAAGTATCCAAGTACTTTCGGCACTAATAAATGATCCCATAAGAATCCTCCTTCAAAATATTTTATTTAATTAAATTATAATACCAATAAATAAATCATGCAAGTGTTTTCTTAAAATTTATAAATAAAATCACAAGTAATTTACTTGCTTTTAAACCTATATTTTTACAATAATTTCCCGTTAAATTCAAATCATATTTGCGTTAAATATGAAAATGTTTTTGTTCTCACAAATAAAAAAGGCATTAGATTTACTAACGCCTTCAAAATTATTTTTGAATCATTGTGTTAAGCACAATAATATCAGTTTCTTTCATACCTTCCTTAGCAACATAACCAATGCTTCTGATAGTTTCTTCGATATCGTCTTT
This Finegoldia magna ATCC 53516 DNA region includes the following protein-coding sequences:
- a CDS encoding DUF819 domain-containing protein; the encoded protein is MGSFISAESTWILWAVLASCAALAIYLEQKYTWASKVTGCILALTFTLILSNLKIIPTEAPVYDAVWSYVVPLAVPMLLFNADIKKIGRDSGRVLIIYLFSGIGTILGGFVAYFALKNAIPALNDIVPMFVGTYTGGSVNFVAMSQQYKVPGATVSAALVADNLLMALYFFTLMALPTMAVIKKHYKMPLVNALEEQSESDKEANKTMAAKYWGAKEISLKDIAFTVALSFVIVAISDKLATVFGNLFSGEGAGSAILGGLLGNKYLLMTTFTMIIASVFPKQISSIRGSQEIGTFLIYLFFAVIGAPASIGLILRESPLLLVFALIVVLINLIVSLIFGKLFKFNIEEIIIASNANVGGPTTAAAMAVSKGWTELIVPALLVGTLGYVIGNYYGILSGILLH